The Anabaena sp. PCC 7108 region AAATAGGTAATTATCTCAGTAATTAACTACCTGACTACCACCTGTGAATTTACACTTAAGTCTTACAGAGCTTGTAAAGTCAACAAAACAACACATTGTCTTTTTTGTAATTTACAAAAAGTAGACTAATGAAGAACTATCTATCCAAAAGATAGCCAGATAGTGGGAACTGAACACAAACTTTGAAATTCTTCATAAATAGAACCACTATGTTACCATCTGGATGGTTTTAGACGGATCGTACATGGTACTTGAGTATAAAGACCAACGACCGTAGCGGCTCTAAATTTGGTGGTTGAGGAGAAAATAATAGTGCAAAATAGCATGTCAGTGGCAGAACCAAATCTATATTCACAGCGCAACCAGCCACGAGCAATCCGCATAGGCGTGATTGGGGTGGGTAACATGGGACAACATCATACCCGCGTCCTGAGTTCAATGAAAGATGTTGAACTAATAGGCGTGTCAGATATTAACGTTGAGCGGGGCTTAGAAACCGCCAGCAAATACAAAGTCCGTTTTTTTGAAGATTACTCTGATCTACTACCCCATGTAGATGCAGTCTGTATTGCTGTACCCACCCGATTACATTATGCCGTAGGCATCAACTGCCTGTTAGCCGGAATTCATGTTTTGATTGAGAAACCAATCGCTGCGAGTATTTCCGAGGCTGAGTCTCTGGTGAATGCGGCTGCTGAGTCTCAATGTATTTTGCAAGTAGGTCATATTGAGCGTTTTAATCCAGCATTTAGAGAATTGAGCCAAGTCCTCAAAACAGAGGAAGTGCTGGCGCTAGAAGCTCATCGGATGAGTCCTTATTCAGCCCGAGCTAATGATGTTTCAGTAGTGCTGGATTTAATGATCCATGACATTGACCTACTTCTAGAATTAGCTGGTTCTCCCGTGGTGAAATTGACAGCTAATGGTACTCGTTCCCTAGACTCTGGTTATTTAGATTATGTGACTGCTACTTTGGGTTTTGCCAATGGTGTCGTCGCTACTCTGACGGCTAGTAAAGTGACTCACCGCAAAATTCGCCGTATTGTCGCCCATTGCAAAAACTCATTCACTGAAGCAGATTTTCTCAAGAATGAAATTTTGATTCATCGCCAAACTAACACCAATTCTCTCAATGAGCATCGTCAAGTCCTTTACAGGCAAGATGGTTTGATAGAAAAAGTCTATACTAGTAATATTCAACCTCTCAGTGCAGAGTTAGAACATTTTGTCAACTGTGTGCATGGTGGCAATCAGCCTTCGGTTGGTGGTGAACAGGCTCTAAAAGCTTTAAGGTTAGCCAGTTTAATCGAGCAGATGGCTGTGGAAGAGCGGGTTTGGAACCCATTAGACTGGCAATCGGAATCGAGAGTACAATCATTAACTCCAACTGCCTAAACAATGGCGAAGCAAGACAAAATTAAAAATTTGATTTTGTCTTCGCTTCTCCCTAACTGACTTAAATACATAATCCTGAATAGTACTACTGAGATAAGTCTACTAATGTACTCAGGATGCTGATTAAGTATTAAGTATGAACTTGTGGACAAACACTCTGGGCGTGTATCCAACATAGTGATTGGGGATCTAGTTCTTATATTTTTTTGGTATTCAAGCGCAAGCGAGAAGGAACTAGAAACTGAAGCACTAAGGCTGTTAATGGGTTATTAGGGATGACATCTGTGCAAAATTCGCCGACACTATGATGTCAAATAATGTTAAATTCACGTTAGCGTAGCCCAGCGCAGGTATAACCTACAATAATTTTCGACGTATTTCTAGTTACACTTGACCCAATCTAGAATTTTTCATAGCTCGTATTTTTGTAAGATGGGCATGATAAGTTTTTACAGTTAAGTTACCACATAGGAGCTTTTATGACAGACCAACCCCCAGTAGCTAACCCGATGAATGCCGCTGCTATTCCCATGAACCGAGTAGCATCAACCCCACTAAATAGTAATCCCAATGCTAATAAGCCACCAACGAATAGTTCAGGGAAAAATATTCTCAGCGTGGATTTAGGTAGAACCTCTACTAAAACTTGTGTCAGCCGCGAACCTGGGAATGTGGCTTTCATTCCTGCCAATGTCAAGCAGATGTCAATTGATGAAATCCGAGGTGGCGTGTTTGAATCGAAGGCAACTGATCCTTTAATGGATTTGTGGCTGGAATATCAAGGCAGTGGCTATGCTGTAGGACAATTAGCAGCGGATTTTGGGGCAAATCTAGGAGTCGGACAATCTAAGGTCAATGACGCACTAGCTAAAGTTCTGGCTTGTGCTGGTTATTTTAAACTCAAAGACGAGATTTCTGTAATCGTCGGTTTGCCTTTCCTGTCTCTAGAACAATTTGAACGGGAAAAAGCCCAGTTAATCAGCTTAGTAACCGGACCCCATGTATTGAATTTTCGGGGTGAATCTTTGTCGCTCAATATCACTAAAGTTTGGGTAATGCCAGAAGGTTATGGCAGTTTGCTGTGGTCTGAAGCTCAACCTAATAAACCAGCAACAGCCCCTGACTTTACAAAAATGTCAGTAGGTATTGTCGATATCGGTCATCAAACGATTGATTGTATCATGGTGGATAATTTCCGCTTTGCCAGAGGTCTTTCTCAAAGTGAAGACTTTGGTATGAACAAGTTTTATGACCTGGTGGCTAACGAAATACACGGGGCTGATAGTCAATCTCTAGCACTGATTTCTGCGGTTAATAAGCCTAAAGGCGAGCGTTTTTATCGGCCTAAAGGTGAAAGCAAGCCCACAAACTTAGACGATTTTCTACCTAACCTCACAGAGCAGTTTTCACGAGAAATTTGCTCTCGCGTTTTAGCCTGGTTGCCAGAGCGTGTAACTGATGTGATTATCACTGGTGGCGGTGGAGAATTCTTCTGGGAAGATATTCAACGTCTGCTCAAAGAAGCTAAGATTAATGCCCATTTGGCTTCACCCTCTCGCCAAGCTAACGCTTTAGGGCAGTATCTTTACGGAGAGGCACAATTGTCTGCTGTTCGCTCTGCTAGGTAATAAAACTGATGTTCCAATGGTCAAAAAAGGTAGTTAAATCCGTCACTTTCAATCCAGAAATTGGGGATGAAAGCTTGTTGGCACAGGTGGAAAGTTACTTGGAGGCACAGCCCGAAAAGACTTTCAGCGACCTCTGTAAAGAGGCTCTATGGCAAGCTTTATGTGTACCGGACTCTGTACG contains the following coding sequences:
- a CDS encoding ParM/StbA family protein — translated: MTDQPPVANPMNAAAIPMNRVASTPLNSNPNANKPPTNSSGKNILSVDLGRTSTKTCVSREPGNVAFIPANVKQMSIDEIRGGVFESKATDPLMDLWLEYQGSGYAVGQLAADFGANLGVGQSKVNDALAKVLACAGYFKLKDEISVIVGLPFLSLEQFEREKAQLISLVTGPHVLNFRGESLSLNITKVWVMPEGYGSLLWSEAQPNKPATAPDFTKMSVGIVDIGHQTIDCIMVDNFRFARGLSQSEDFGMNKFYDLVANEIHGADSQSLALISAVNKPKGERFYRPKGESKPTNLDDFLPNLTEQFSREICSRVLAWLPERVTDVIITGGGGEFFWEDIQRLLKEAKINAHLASPSRQANALGQYLYGEAQLSAVRSAR
- a CDS encoding Gfo/Idh/MocA family protein — its product is MQNSMSVAEPNLYSQRNQPRAIRIGVIGVGNMGQHHTRVLSSMKDVELIGVSDINVERGLETASKYKVRFFEDYSDLLPHVDAVCIAVPTRLHYAVGINCLLAGIHVLIEKPIAASISEAESLVNAAAESQCILQVGHIERFNPAFRELSQVLKTEEVLALEAHRMSPYSARANDVSVVLDLMIHDIDLLLELAGSPVVKLTANGTRSLDSGYLDYVTATLGFANGVVATLTASKVTHRKIRRIVAHCKNSFTEADFLKNEILIHRQTNTNSLNEHRQVLYRQDGLIEKVYTSNIQPLSAELEHFVNCVHGGNQPSVGGEQALKALRLASLIEQMAVEERVWNPLDWQSESRVQSLTPTA